One segment of Meriones unguiculatus strain TT.TT164.6M chromosome 3, Bangor_MerUng_6.1, whole genome shotgun sequence DNA contains the following:
- the Tmem176a gene encoding transmembrane protein 176A has translation MISTDMETTDIREVGPEAPQPTQINVHIHQESALAKLLLAGCSVLRLPASASARGLGSSSRLLVVSWVVQIVLGILSVVLGGILYTCQDFVIDTSGAPFWTGIVAMLAGAVAFLHKKWGGTCWALLRTLLVLANFCMAVAAIVLGARRFNHFHYYLGNYICKDSSSDRWFKSVSTPVPEEADRRGLCILYISMLRTLLLSLQAMLLGVWVLLLLASLTPVCVFFWKRCFTKAKTDEKKPLGASVI, from the exons ATGATATCAACAGACATGGAGACTACAGACATCCGTGAGGTGGGCCCTGAGGCCCCACAACCCACCCAGATTAACGTGCACATCCATCAGGAATCCGCTCTTGCCAAACTTCTGCTGGCCGGATGCTCAGTGCTAAGGCTTCCAGCATCTGCCTCGGCCCGGGGcctgggcagcagcagcaggctgctGGTGGTCTCCTGG gtGGTGCAGATAGTGCTGGGGATTCTGAGTGTGGTTCTGGGTGGAATCCTCTACACCTGCCAGGATTTTGTCATAGATACGTCAGGCGCCCCTTTCTGGACTGGGATCGTG GCTATGCTGGCTGGAGCTGTTGCCTTCCTTCACAAGAAATGGGGTGGCACCTGCTGG GCCCTGTTGAGGACCCTTCTCGTGCTGGCAAATTTCTGCATGGCTGTGGCCGCCATTGTTCTTGGGGCTCGTAGGTTCAATCATTTCCATTACTATCTCGGAAATTATATCTGTAAAGACTCTTCTTCAGACCGCTGGTTCAAGTCCGTCAGCACCCCAGTTCCTGAAGAAGCTGATAGGAGAGGCTTGTGCATACTCTACATAAGCATGCTAAGG ACCTTGCTCCTGAGCCTCCAGGCAATGCTCTTGGGTGTGTGGGTGCTGCTGCTTCTGGCCTCTCTCACCCCTGTATGTGTTTTCTTCTGGAAAAGATGCTTCACAAAGGCG
- the Tmem176b gene encoding transmembrane protein 176B, whose protein sequence is MTQTTVTVNGIQVASTFPQNTHINIHIHQKSALEQLLEATGSLKKFLSCPQTTGSSKASLCHGQLSLGVTQILLGLVSCVFGVCIYFGPWTELCASGCAFWSGSVAILAGVGTIVHERRQGKLSGHASRLLLLACIATALSATVLGVRSLIWQSSASYHFQISSACDFLQLGSEYGTVKFSYDSDWRMERCRAYLKEMMNLFLAFCTMLTVVCILNVVVSVASLALSLRSMCGRSSQTLNEEETEKNLLGGDSTPPSPTKANIPVVL, encoded by the exons ATGACCCAAACCACCGTGACTGTGAATGGaatccaagtggcctccacatTTCCCCAGAACACTCACATCAACATCCATATCCATCAAAAATCAGCTTTGGAGCAGCTGTTGGAAGCTACTGGCTCCCTCAAGAAGTTTCTCTCCTGCCCTCAGACCACTGGGTCCTCCAAGGCCAGCCTCTGCCATGGGCAGCTGAGTCTAGGG GTGACCCAGATACTGCTGGGGCTAGTGAGCTGTGTTTTTGGAGTGTGTATCTACTTTGGGCCATGGACTGAGCTGTGTGCCTCTGGCTGTGCCTTCTGGTCAGGCTCTGTG GCAATTTTAGCTGGAGTTGGTACTATTGTCCATGAGAGGCGACAGGGAAAACTGTCC GGCCACGCGTCACGCCTGCTCCTCCTGGCCTGCATTGCTACAGCTCTGTCTGCCACTGTTCTGGGTGTGAGAAGCTTAATCTGGCAAAGCAGTGCTTCCTACCATTTCCAGATCAGTTCCGCGTGTGACTTCTTACAACTCGGTAGTGAGTACGGAACAGTGAAATTCAGTTACGACTCGGACTGGAGAATGGAGAGGTGCAGAGCATACCTGAAAGAGATGATG AACTTGTTCCTAGCGTTCTGCAccatgctcacagttgtctgtatCCTGAATGTTGTTGTGTCTGTGGCTTCCCTGGCACTCAGTCTCCGGAGTATGTGTGGCCGGAGTTCCCAGACCCTG aatgaggaagagacagagaagaatcTTCTTGGGGGTGATTCAACACCTCCATCCCCCACCAAGGCGAATATCCCTGTCGTCCTGTGA